A genomic window from Fibrobacterota bacterium includes:
- a CDS encoding UDP-N-acetylmuramoyl-L-alanyl-D-glutamate--2,6-diaminopimelate ligase, translating into MKLSALLAESGIAKLAGFSDPEVVRAVLDSRKLRAGDLFLAVRGSRQDGNDWADPALAAGACAVLTDKPDQVSLPGRVLVPSVSDAIGPLCRTLAGSPDADWPVFVVTGTNGKTSSAYLAEAVFKAAGLAPALSSTVAMRHPGGEVVANMTTPDPVDLWNFLAEAKRAGAKSLVLETSSHALVQGRIGGVLAGAAVFTNLSRDHLDYHGSMEEYFEAKVLLFTRHLKADGIAVSNVDDPWGRILSERLGARCRKVSIDAPDADWRIESLHCGLDGNSFVLAGADGRRLALESPLVGEVFARNLAGVAVAALELGIEPGAIRQAAKTTTVPGRCQLVRYGAYRGAVDYAHTPDALERLLLGLRPLVPGRLICVFGCGGDRDRGKRPLMGEIAARCADLSVATSDNPRSEDPDSILDGIFAGIPAGSSVLRLADRRLALEKAACEFREGDFLVVAGKGHEDYQIVGSEKRHFDDVQELERAFARAEVDTCRN; encoded by the coding sequence ATGAAGCTTTCGGCATTGCTTGCGGAATCGGGCATCGCCAAGCTCGCCGGGTTCTCGGATCCGGAAGTGGTCCGTGCCGTCCTGGATTCCCGCAAGCTCCGCGCGGGCGATCTGTTCCTGGCCGTTCGCGGATCGCGCCAGGACGGAAACGACTGGGCCGATCCCGCGTTGGCCGCGGGCGCTTGCGCGGTGCTCACCGACAAACCCGACCAGGTCTCCTTGCCGGGCCGTGTCCTCGTGCCGTCGGTTTCCGACGCGATCGGACCGCTCTGCCGGACGCTCGCCGGATCCCCGGACGCGGATTGGCCGGTTTTTGTCGTGACGGGGACCAACGGGAAGACGAGCTCGGCGTATCTGGCCGAAGCGGTGTTCAAGGCCGCCGGACTCGCACCCGCCTTGAGCTCGACCGTGGCGATGCGGCATCCGGGTGGCGAAGTGGTGGCCAACATGACCACTCCCGACCCGGTCGATCTCTGGAATTTCCTGGCCGAGGCCAAGCGTGCCGGCGCGAAGTCGCTGGTGTTGGAAACCTCGAGCCATGCGCTGGTCCAGGGACGCATCGGCGGCGTGTTGGCGGGTGCGGCCGTGTTCACCAACCTCTCGCGCGACCACCTCGACTACCACGGGTCCATGGAGGAGTACTTCGAAGCCAAGGTGTTGCTCTTCACGCGCCACCTCAAGGCCGATGGCATCGCCGTTTCCAACGTGGACGACCCTTGGGGTCGGATTTTGTCCGAACGTCTGGGTGCGCGCTGCCGGAAGGTTTCCATCGACGCCCCCGACGCCGACTGGCGCATCGAGTCCCTGCATTGCGGACTGGACGGAAACTCCTTCGTGCTGGCCGGGGCGGATGGACGCCGCCTCGCGCTGGAGAGCCCCCTGGTGGGCGAAGTGTTCGCACGGAACCTCGCCGGCGTGGCGGTGGCCGCGTTGGAGCTTGGAATCGAGCCCGGTGCGATCCGACAAGCCGCGAAAACCACGACAGTTCCTGGTCGATGCCAATTGGTTCGATACGGCGCCTACCGCGGTGCGGTCGACTACGCGCACACGCCCGACGCCCTGGAGCGCTTGCTTCTGGGGCTGCGCCCCCTGGTTCCCGGAAGGCTGATCTGCGTGTTCGGATGCGGCGGCGATCGGGATCGCGGCAAGCGGCCCCTGATGGGCGAAATCGCCGCGCGATGCGCGGATCTTTCCGTGGCGACTTCGGACAATCCTCGGTCGGAGGATCCTGATTCCATCCTGGACGGAATTTTCGCGGGAATTCCCGCCGGGAGTTCCGTGCTGCGCCTGGCCGATCGCCGGCTGGCCCTGGAAAAGGCCGCCTGCGAATTCCGGGAGGGTGACTTCCTGGTGGTGGCAGGCAAAGGGCATGAGGATTACCAGATCGTGGGATCCGAAAAGCGGCATTTCGACGACGTCCAGGAGCTCGAGCGCGCCTTCGCGCGTGCGGAGGTAGACACATGCCGCAATTGA
- a CDS encoding penicillin-binding protein 2 produces the protein MNDARIRVVRLGFSILFAIIAVRLFWIQVVQAPGLRAKAQSQSRMRQLLSAPRGEIVDCDGAVLASDGAGGREWPSGPIALPLLGMVGRDGAGLMGLEYSFDKDLRSVPGWKVARRTARGGSWPSFEGEGTGPRQGLTVVTTLRLGLQAEVEKILAEAVEQHDAKGGVALVLEAATGDVVAAASLPSPASRADMARGRVDAGLVHRTYEPGSTFKAITLAAALENHQVTLESKFNVGTSFDPGDGSTPIRDAHPHPGTFSALWCFQQSSNVCFAQIAQRLGQEHLYRTARDLGFGTPSGLGLPGEEAGILRTVDNWTPRTLPTLAIGQEVTVTPMQLASAYAAMANKGVLMRPRLVKALVDARGDTVQRIDPIPVRQAVTEHTASEVLRAMAMVVDSGTGSLAAVPGVRILGKTGTSQKVDVATNKYFQDRFMASFIGIIDLARRPVICLVVLDDPTKAGHTGGLAAAPAFARIARFAVDDPTGPWGAGAVDRTGSLQTWISREAKPKTDSVPRAIEKAGSEAPG, from the coding sequence ATGAACGATGCCCGCATCCGCGTGGTCCGTCTGGGATTCTCGATCCTGTTCGCGATCATCGCCGTTCGACTCTTCTGGATCCAGGTGGTGCAGGCTCCCGGACTGCGTGCCAAGGCCCAGTCCCAGTCGCGTATGAGACAACTTTTGTCGGCTCCGCGCGGCGAGATCGTCGACTGCGACGGGGCCGTGCTGGCCTCCGACGGGGCGGGCGGCCGCGAATGGCCATCCGGTCCCATCGCCTTGCCGCTTCTGGGCATGGTGGGGCGCGATGGCGCCGGCCTCATGGGGTTGGAATACTCGTTCGACAAGGACCTTCGCTCGGTTCCCGGCTGGAAGGTCGCACGTCGCACGGCGCGCGGGGGTTCCTGGCCGTCCTTCGAGGGCGAAGGGACCGGACCTCGCCAGGGGCTCACCGTGGTCACCACCCTGCGCCTGGGATTGCAGGCGGAAGTGGAAAAGATCCTCGCAGAGGCCGTGGAACAGCATGACGCCAAGGGTGGGGTCGCTTTGGTGTTGGAGGCCGCCACAGGGGATGTGGTCGCGGCGGCCTCGCTTCCGAGTCCCGCCAGCCGCGCCGACATGGCTCGTGGCCGCGTGGATGCCGGCTTGGTGCACCGCACCTACGAGCCGGGCTCCACCTTCAAGGCGATCACCCTGGCCGCCGCGCTGGAAAACCACCAGGTCACCCTCGAATCGAAATTCAACGTGGGGACTTCGTTCGATCCCGGCGACGGCTCCACCCCCATCCGCGATGCCCATCCGCATCCCGGAACGTTTTCCGCGTTGTGGTGCTTCCAACAGTCGAGCAACGTGTGCTTCGCGCAGATCGCCCAGCGCTTGGGCCAGGAGCACCTTTACCGCACGGCCCGGGATCTCGGGTTCGGGACTCCCAGCGGATTGGGATTGCCGGGCGAGGAAGCGGGAATCCTGCGGACGGTGGACAACTGGACTCCCCGTACGCTCCCCACGCTGGCTATCGGACAGGAAGTGACCGTGACTCCGATGCAATTGGCTTCCGCCTACGCGGCGATGGCCAACAAGGGGGTCCTGATGCGGCCTCGTCTGGTGAAGGCGCTGGTCGACGCCCGTGGAGACACCGTGCAGAGGATCGACCCGATCCCGGTCCGGCAGGCGGTCACGGAACACACCGCCTCGGAGGTCCTCCGTGCGATGGCGATGGTGGTGGACAGCGGCACAGGCTCGTTGGCCGCCGTCCCCGGCGTTCGCATCCTGGGCAAGACCGGAACCTCCCAGAAGGTGGACGTGGCCACCAACAAGTATTTCCAGGATCGATTCATGGCTTCGTTCATCGGGATCATCGATCTCGCCCGACGTCCCGTGATCTGCCTGGTGGTTCTGGACGATCCGACGAAAGCCGGGCACACGGGGGGCCTTGCCGCCGCGCCGGCCTTCGCCCGCATCGCCCGCTTCGCCGTGGACGACCCGACGGGACCTTGGGGAGCGGGAGCGGTGGACCGAACCGGTTCCTTGCAGACATGGATCTCCCGCGAGGCCAAGCCGAAGACGGATTCCGTCCCCCGGGCGATCGAGAAGGCCGGATCGGAGGCTCCAGGATGA
- the rsmH gene encoding 16S rRNA (cytosine(1402)-N(4))-methyltransferase RsmH, whose translation MIRHDPVLAGPIAELLVLKPDSVIVDCTLGDGGHSSAFLAKLGEQGRVIGLDRDGQALAIARGRLGSDGRFQSFHTEFSRMAEVESIQAVDGFLFDFGVSSRQLDEDARGFTIRPGVPLDLRMDQDSGIPLRQMLLECDPEELARELTACADVPRSRMVSRKLVEIAQTRELVSDDLEVALLSAFPRGMRDRPREMARLSMALRMLLNQELDEIRQALPAAWARLAEGGRLAVLTYHSVEDRLAKNALRSLIGDEVDAPRDLYGNRPAMRGSWVVRRQSPSPEEVSRNPRARSAQLRVVEKRRGAALLGVLAVLVLVAMAGSVMVGCVWRQTRHVSLEKSLDSARTRERRLEDSLVRIQAKVLAERQPAAVTPRAAALGYRRASRQFRMAEPDTNLVGATR comes from the coding sequence TTGATCCGCCACGATCCCGTCCTGGCCGGACCGATCGCGGAGCTTCTGGTCTTGAAGCCAGATTCCGTCATCGTCGACTGCACCCTCGGCGACGGCGGGCATTCGTCCGCCTTCCTCGCCAAGCTGGGAGAGCAGGGGCGCGTCATCGGTCTGGATCGCGATGGCCAGGCGTTGGCGATCGCCAGGGGAAGACTCGGGTCGGATGGCCGGTTCCAGTCCTTCCACACGGAATTTTCCCGCATGGCCGAAGTGGAATCCATCCAGGCCGTGGACGGGTTCCTCTTCGACTTCGGTGTTTCCAGCCGCCAGTTGGACGAGGATGCGCGAGGATTCACCATCCGCCCCGGCGTGCCGCTGGATCTGCGCATGGACCAGGACTCCGGGATCCCCCTGCGCCAGATGCTCCTGGAATGCGATCCGGAGGAATTGGCGCGCGAACTCACCGCCTGCGCGGACGTGCCTCGTTCGCGGATGGTCTCGCGCAAGCTCGTGGAGATCGCCCAGACGCGCGAACTGGTTTCCGACGACCTCGAGGTCGCGCTTCTCAGCGCCTTTCCGCGGGGCATGCGGGATCGGCCTCGTGAGATGGCCCGTCTGTCCATGGCGCTGCGGATGCTCCTGAACCAGGAGCTGGACGAAATCCGTCAAGCGCTTCCCGCCGCATGGGCCAGGCTCGCCGAAGGCGGCAGGCTCGCCGTCTTGACCTACCATTCGGTGGAAGACCGCTTGGCGAAGAACGCGCTGCGCAGCCTGATCGGCGACGAGGTGGACGCGCCGCGCGACCTGTACGGGAACCGTCCCGCCATGCGCGGGTCGTGGGTGGTGCGTCGGCAATCGCCGAGTCCGGAAGAGGTCTCCCGCAATCCGCGTGCGCGCTCCGCACAGCTTCGCGTGGTGGAAAAGCGCCGAGGAGCCGCCCTGTTGGGTGTGCTGGCGGTGCTGGTCCTGGTGGCGATGGCGGGCTCCGTGATGGTTGGCTGCGTCTGGCGGCAGACCCGGCATGTCAGTTTGGAAAAGTCGTTGGATTCCGCCAGGACCCGCGAGCGCAGGCTGGAAGACAGCCTGGTGCGGATCCAGGCCAAGGTCCTGGCCGAGCGCCAGCCCGCGGCGGTCACTCCGCGTGCCGCCGCGCTGGGTTATCGGCGCGCTTCCCGCCAATTCCGGATGGCCGAACCCGACACGAACCTGGTGGGGGCGACCAGATGA
- a CDS encoding TonB-dependent receptor — MNPTSEILGTHQKALLVNLAPDRYGTFAEIGAGQEVVRWFFRVGGAAGTVSKSMSAYDMAVSDAIYGKCDRYVARPRLQSMLDLEFDLNLSRLDEARGESTAFFAFADTVSARNFRGTNEQHGWMGVKFQAKPRQPASQITIHVRMLDNEALLQQEALGIVGVNLLHGAFFLSSEPRRIVESLLDGLSTNRLEVDMIEFHGPAFNGTDNRLISLDLVRLGLSKAAMFSPTGEILQPSEILRKRSVLIQRGSFRPVCTVNLDMMDSARAHLVADPDLSDEPLEIFEMTMSNLVDPSSQSIDHNDFLARADQLAACGKIVLISDHSEYFRLGAWISRFTRERIAIVLGAQSFEQLFDEGFYQGLDGGILEAFGRLFKNDLKLYVYPWLDPVSGMLRTADNIRLNGHLRSLHAYLLDRGVVENIPCRNPECLKVHSRDAIARIENGDPGWFSMVPPQVADVIRRGSHFGWKE; from the coding sequence ATGAATCCAACAAGCGAGATCTTGGGCACCCATCAGAAAGCGCTCCTGGTGAATCTGGCACCGGATCGCTATGGCACTTTCGCGGAAATCGGAGCGGGCCAGGAGGTGGTTCGCTGGTTTTTCCGGGTCGGTGGCGCGGCCGGAACGGTATCCAAATCCATGAGCGCCTACGACATGGCCGTGTCGGACGCCATCTACGGCAAGTGCGATCGCTACGTCGCCAGGCCCCGTCTCCAGAGCATGCTGGATTTGGAATTCGATCTCAATCTGTCCAGATTGGACGAGGCCCGCGGTGAATCGACCGCTTTCTTCGCCTTCGCCGACACGGTCTCCGCCAGAAATTTCAGGGGCACAAACGAGCAGCACGGCTGGATGGGCGTGAAATTCCAGGCCAAACCCCGCCAACCGGCCTCCCAGATCACCATCCATGTGCGGATGCTGGACAACGAAGCGCTCCTGCAACAGGAAGCGCTCGGCATCGTCGGGGTCAATCTGCTCCACGGAGCGTTCTTCCTTTCCAGCGAACCCCGCCGCATCGTGGAGTCCCTCCTGGATGGACTGTCCACCAACAGGCTGGAAGTCGACATGATCGAGTTCCATGGCCCGGCGTTCAACGGAACGGACAACCGGCTCATCAGCCTCGATCTCGTCCGCCTGGGCCTCTCCAAGGCCGCCATGTTCTCCCCCACCGGCGAGATCCTCCAACCTTCCGAAATCCTCCGCAAGCGTTCCGTCCTCATCCAGCGCGGCAGTTTCCGTCCGGTCTGCACGGTCAATCTGGACATGATGGACTCGGCTCGCGCGCATCTGGTGGCTGACCCCGACCTGTCCGACGAGCCCTTGGAAATCTTCGAGATGACCATGTCCAACCTCGTGGACCCTTCCAGCCAATCGATCGACCACAACGATTTCCTGGCGCGCGCCGACCAGCTGGCCGCCTGCGGAAAGATCGTGCTGATCTCCGACCACTCCGAATACTTCCGGCTGGGCGCGTGGATCTCGCGCTTCACCCGCGAACGGATCGCCATCGTCCTGGGGGCCCAGTCCTTCGAACAGCTCTTCGACGAGGGATTCTACCAGGGACTGGACGGCGGCATCCTGGAGGCGTTCGGCCGTCTGTTCAAGAACGACCTGAAGCTCTACGTCTATCCGTGGCTGGATCCCGTCTCCGGCATGCTGCGAACCGCGGACAACATCCGTCTGAACGGCCACCTCCGGTCGCTCCACGCCTATCTGTTGGACCGTGGCGTGGTGGAAAACATCCCCTGCCGGAATCCGGAATGCCTGAAGGTCCACTCGCGCGACGCCATCGCGCGCATCGAGAACGGGGACCCGGGGTGGTTTTCGATGGTCCCGCCCCAAGTGGCGGACGTGATCCGGCGCGGCAGCCATTTCGGCTGGAAGGAATGA
- a CDS encoding DUF2914 domain-containing protein, whose protein sequence is MTSEHPWRARLVAAMPFVSLAMGLWSAFFVVRRYDQAQRLAWLLGAMWLFLGLLALVRRKLPEQPSRGQRIGAFVLAWVAQSASQEILFFVLPFWIRSTTWTSRNAIFTALLVALAATVVVDPIYQWILARLRVAMLHKALVQFAALAFLVPVATGLHTLAALALAGALAGVVAAMALKARRPWAALPLGAIAGALCAVGASGWIAPVPLRLEHGVFASGVVQRNPSDTLSVCPRGRTLWAWTPVFAPAGMRDSLVHAWSRDGRELSQTRLEVQGGRRSGFRTWSVSSRAAAEPGEVTLEIRTVDGQIVGRMSISVK, encoded by the coding sequence GTGACTTCGGAGCATCCCTGGCGCGCACGACTGGTCGCGGCGATGCCTTTCGTTTCCCTGGCCATGGGGCTGTGGAGCGCGTTTTTCGTCGTTCGCCGCTACGACCAGGCCCAGAGATTGGCTTGGCTCCTGGGAGCGATGTGGTTGTTCCTGGGGCTGCTGGCGCTTGTGCGCCGGAAGCTTCCCGAACAACCTTCGCGTGGGCAGCGGATCGGTGCGTTCGTCCTGGCCTGGGTGGCGCAGAGCGCGAGCCAGGAAATCCTGTTTTTCGTGTTGCCTTTCTGGATCCGTTCCACCACATGGACTTCCCGCAACGCGATCTTCACCGCCTTGCTGGTCGCGCTGGCCGCCACGGTCGTCGTCGACCCGATCTACCAATGGATCCTGGCGCGATTGCGCGTGGCCATGCTGCACAAGGCGCTGGTCCAGTTCGCGGCATTGGCTTTTCTGGTGCCCGTGGCCACCGGACTCCACACTCTCGCGGCGCTGGCGCTGGCCGGGGCCTTGGCGGGGGTGGTGGCGGCGATGGCCCTGAAGGCCAGAAGACCCTGGGCGGCGCTTCCTCTGGGTGCGATTGCCGGTGCGCTGTGCGCCGTGGGCGCTTCCGGTTGGATCGCTCCGGTTCCCTTGCGGTTGGAGCACGGCGTCTTCGCCTCGGGGGTCGTGCAACGCAACCCTTCGGACACCTTGTCGGTCTGCCCGCGGGGCCGGACCCTGTGGGCGTGGACGCCGGTCTTCGCTCCGGCGGGGATGCGCGATTCGCTGGTGCACGCCTGGTCGCGTGATGGTCGGGAATTGTCGCAGACGAGGCTGGAAGTGCAGGGCGGTCGGAGGAGCGGTTTCCGCACGTGGTCGGTCTCCTCCCGAGCCGCCGCCGAGCCGGGCGAGGTGACCCTGGAGATCCGGACCGTCGATGGGCAGATCGTCGGTCGGATGTCGATTTCCGTCAAATAG
- a CDS encoding YiaA/YiaB family protein, protein MIKQQYKPSAAFIGASWASLLTGIVAYLVGLWNATMQLNEKGYYFTILMYGLFSAVTLQKVVRDRQEGVRVTGIFFGISWFSLILSVLLLSVGLWNATLSLSEKGFYAMSFVLSLFSAVAVQKNVRDLGDDSSEG, encoded by the coding sequence ATGATCAAACAGCAGTACAAGCCTTCGGCGGCTTTCATCGGGGCGTCCTGGGCGTCTCTTCTGACGGGCATCGTGGCCTACCTCGTCGGCCTCTGGAACGCCACCATGCAGCTCAACGAAAAGGGCTACTACTTCACCATCCTGATGTACGGGCTCTTTTCGGCCGTCACGCTGCAGAAGGTGGTCCGGGACCGGCAAGAGGGCGTTCGCGTGACGGGGATCTTCTTCGGCATCTCCTGGTTTTCCTTGATCCTTTCGGTCCTCCTCCTGAGCGTGGGCCTCTGGAACGCCACCCTTTCCTTGAGCGAGAAGGGCTTCTACGCGATGTCCTTCGTCCTGTCCCTGTTCTCCGCGGTCGCGGTGCAGAAGAACGTCCGCGACCTGGGAGACGACTCCTCCGAAGGCTGA
- a CDS encoding ComF family protein, with amino-acid sequence MKVFLRLVRWGRELVLPPVCCGCGRQAEAQTVLCLTCRQVAMQAISQPLCPKGLEAIACGPEVVPPVRALVHALKYSGIRKAAPDLVGIASAMVGHEFFPEGAVLVPIPLHPHRRRERGYNQSELLAREWVRLRNLRMENDWMRRTRETSTQTRLSASERAANLSGAFEPTDRFQPGVPVVLVDDVLTTGSTLSACASRLLAAGAPSVRGLCVAWAGEA; translated from the coding sequence TTGAAGGTGTTCCTGCGTCTGGTTCGCTGGGGCAGGGAACTTGTGCTGCCACCCGTGTGCTGCGGCTGTGGTCGCCAAGCCGAAGCCCAAACCGTGCTTTGCCTGACGTGCCGGCAGGTGGCGATGCAGGCGATCTCCCAGCCGCTGTGCCCGAAGGGACTGGAAGCCATCGCTTGTGGACCTGAGGTTGTGCCGCCGGTCCGGGCATTGGTCCATGCCCTGAAATACTCCGGGATTCGAAAAGCCGCACCGGACCTTGTCGGGATCGCTTCGGCCATGGTGGGCCACGAATTTTTCCCCGAAGGGGCTGTTTTGGTGCCGATCCCCTTGCATCCGCATCGCCGTCGGGAGCGAGGATACAACCAGAGTGAGCTCCTGGCCCGGGAGTGGGTTCGACTTCGGAATCTGCGCATGGAAAACGATTGGATGCGCAGAACCAGGGAGACCTCGACGCAAACAAGACTTTCGGCCTCCGAGCGTGCCGCGAACCTGTCCGGGGCATTCGAACCGACCGATCGATTCCAGCCCGGCGTGCCGGTCGTCCTTGTCGACGACGTGCTCACCACCGGATCGACATTGTCCGCGTGCGCGTCAAGACTCCTTGCGGCCGGTGCACCTTCCGTTCGTGGACTTTGTGTGGCTTGGGCTGGCGAAGCGTAG
- the rodA gene encoding rod shape-determining protein RodA, with translation MIQRNQDLKTRFDIVLFGLVATLAAVSIALLYSISNAPLESEYWKKQLFGYGVGIGAMVGVTLVPRRFWFQTSYLLWGILQIPLLFVSASAKGAERWLAIGGFHFQPSEFAKLGVLLALARLFSDRKVGLNNLKPAVVPFLFFFIPFILILKQPNLSTALSLATVFVVLLFWSGFTILELLILASPLISVGLSFHFTAWAIYNILAWLLLFQRWYSRKLSGKVATFFLFAILLSGLTSQVVWSQILKPHQRSRILTFLEPARDPGGAGYQVLQSQVAIGSGGLWGKGFGQGSQSNLQFLPEEHNDFIFAVLAEQFGFIGCFVVLGLLLAFLIRCLQMCFEESDRFRILVIVGAVTIFSFHTLVNVAMTLGLMPVTGLPLPFLSYGGSFVITCMMLVGFLLHMRLGEDD, from the coding sequence TTGATCCAGCGCAATCAGGATCTCAAGACGCGTTTCGACATCGTCCTGTTCGGGCTTGTGGCGACCTTGGCCGCAGTCAGCATCGCGCTGTTGTATTCCATCTCGAACGCGCCGTTGGAGTCGGAGTATTGGAAGAAACAGTTGTTCGGCTACGGGGTTGGCATCGGAGCGATGGTCGGCGTGACGTTGGTCCCACGCCGGTTCTGGTTCCAGACTTCCTATCTGCTCTGGGGAATTCTTCAAATTCCGCTTTTGTTCGTATCGGCATCCGCCAAGGGGGCCGAGAGATGGCTGGCCATCGGGGGATTCCACTTCCAGCCCAGCGAATTCGCGAAATTGGGTGTTCTGCTCGCGCTTGCCCGGCTCTTTTCCGATCGCAAGGTGGGATTGAACAACCTCAAGCCCGCCGTCGTGCCGTTCCTGTTCTTTTTCATTCCCTTCATTCTGATCTTGAAGCAGCCGAACCTTTCGACCGCCTTGTCCTTGGCCACGGTGTTCGTCGTGCTGCTGTTTTGGAGCGGATTCACCATCCTGGAGCTGTTGATCCTCGCCAGTCCCCTGATATCGGTCGGATTGTCCTTCCATTTCACCGCCTGGGCGATCTACAACATCCTTGCTTGGCTCTTGTTGTTCCAAAGGTGGTACTCCCGGAAATTGTCAGGCAAGGTGGCGACCTTCTTCCTTTTCGCGATATTGCTCTCCGGGCTGACCTCGCAGGTGGTGTGGAGCCAGATTCTCAAGCCGCACCAGCGCTCGCGCATCTTGACGTTCCTCGAGCCCGCCCGGGATCCCGGGGGGGCAGGTTATCAAGTTCTCCAGTCCCAGGTGGCGATCGGATCGGGAGGCTTGTGGGGCAAGGGCTTCGGTCAGGGCAGCCAGAGCAATCTGCAGTTCCTTCCGGAGGAGCACAACGATTTCATTTTCGCCGTGCTCGCCGAACAGTTCGGATTCATCGGGTGTTTTGTCGTGCTGGGACTGCTTTTGGCCTTCCTCATCCGTTGTCTCCAGATGTGTTTCGAAGAGTCTGACCGATTCCGCATCCTGGTGATCGTGGGAGCAGTGACGATCTTTTCCTTCCACACGTTGGTCAATGTCGCCATGACCCTCGGGCTGATGCCCGTGACCGGTCTGCCTCTGCCCTTTCTTTCCTACGGCGGGTCGTTTGTGATCACGTGCATGATGCTCGTTGGTTTCTTGCTGCACATGAGGCTCGGAGAGGACGATTGA